The genomic stretch GAATAATTCAACCAATATTTTGCTGTTTATCTCAATTTTTACATTTAAGCCCTTATCATAAACGATTGGATTTAAGTTTAAGGATTTGAAGTAATCAACAACTTCTTTTATATACTCTTTCTCATGAGAGCCAAATGAAAATACAATTTTTCTATCATCATAATGTCCTTCAGCAATGAAATATCCTAATATCTTAGCAAATTCCTCATCTACCTTTATTTTTATATTATTTAACTTAATCTCAATTTCTTCTTCAACATTTGGCAATTCTTTTGCTAAAACCAGTATATCTCCAACTTTTAGCTCATCAACTCTTATTGGAACAACCTCATTATTTTTTATGGTGAAGACACTATGGCTTCCAGTAACTCTAACTTTTTTATTTCCTTCAACAACAATTTCAAACATCTCATTAACTGGATGTCTTGAAACCTCTGAAACAGGCATGAATTTTAGTTTATAGCTACTATCAAAGGCAATAACTTCAATTCCTTTACATTTGGCAATCTCTAAAATTTCATCTCTTCTAACATTTTCTGCATTTTCAATGATTTTGTCTATAAGTTCTCCAATTTTAACAACTTTTATCTCTCCATTTTCTCTAATTATGATAGGTTCATTATAATCTACACTGTAAGTCATTGGAGCTCCAACTCTACATCTCTTAATCTTTTGTTCATGGTCAAATGCTCTCCACTCTGGTCCAATATCAAACAACTTCTCTTTAATAACACATCCACAATTAGCACAAACGATTTCTGCTCTTTCATAATCTATAATAACTTTAGTACTTCCACAAATAGGACATACTATTTCATTATTAGTAAGATTTTCTTTATTTTCTTTGGAAGTTTCAGATTTTTTAATAATTTTTTTTTCTTCTTTTTTAGTATTTTTATTGCTGTCTACTTTTTCAGAAGTTTTTAATGTTTCCATATTCCTACACCATTGATTTTATTTTTTTCTTTTTTTAGTATTTTTATATTTGGATTTATCGTTTTTAATATATACAATCTCAGGAACTTCAATATCTTTATTAATAGGGCGTATTTTTATGTAAGGATTAGTAATTGGCCCAAAAATGTCAATAACCTTACCAATTTTTTTATTTTTGTAAGTAACAACTGAATTAATTTTTACATTTCTAATGCCTCTTCCTATCAAAAAACCTTTAGGAGTTTTGTGAAGTATTTTTATTTTCAAATTACTCCCTCTATATATTTTGATATTTCTTTATTACAAACATTATATATATAGCTTATATATAGCTTTCGAAAACTTTATATATTAGTATCTTGGAGGGTTATATATACTTAACTGATATATATTTAAATATAAAAATGCAAAGATGAATATAATGGTGTAAAATATGAAAATCTTAGATCTGACTCAGCCATTAATTAACTTTCCATATCCTGGAGATCCCGAATTAAAAATCACTGAAAAAAAGATGGATGGGTTTATAATATCAGAGATAGTTATGGGTTCTCATCTCTCTACTCATGTGGATTATCCAAAACATATTGGCTTAGAAAATATAATTTTTTCTAAAGATTTGATAATTGAGGGAATAGGATATTGCATATCTTTGAATGATTTTGAGATAAATAAGTTACCTGTTTGTGATATATTACTAATTTATACAGGATTTTCTAAATATTGGGGAAAAGAAGAGTATTTTGAAAAAATTCCAGATATTTATTTTTTAGATGATATTATTAAAAGCAATATAAAATGTGTTGGTATAGATGCATGCACAATTGGTGGATTTGAGGAGCATAAAAAGCTATTATCTAAGAATATATTAATTATTGAAAATTTAAATGAAAATTTAAAATTTTTGATTAATAAGGGGTTTTATTTTTTAGGGTTGCCGTTAAAGATATATGATATTGATGCTTCGCCTATAAGATGTATTGCTATTAAGCCATAAATTATTACAATTTGGTATTAATAATTTTATTAACATGTAATATTATTTTTAATTACTATGAATATTATTTTTGAAAAAAAATAGTTAATTTTATATATTGCCTCATTATCATTAATTATTAACAGATACTCCCTAATAAAAACCCTGATAAAACTTAATAGGTGATAGAATGAAGATAGCAATACTTGGAGCAGGATGTTACAGAACTCACGCAGCAGCAGGAATTACAAACTTTATGAGAGCATGTCAAGTTGCTAAGGAAGTAGGTAAACCAGAGATTGCATTAACCCACTCATCAATAACCTATGGAGCAGAGTTATTACACTTAATTCCAGAAGTTGATGAAGTTATTGTTTCAGATCCATGCTTTGCAGAAGAGCCAGGATTAGTTGTTATTGACGAATTTGATCCTAAAGAAGTTATGGAAGCACACTTAAGTGGTAATCCAGAAAGTATAATGCCAAAAATTAGAGAAGTAGTTAAAGCAAAAGCAAAAGAATTGCCAAAACCACCAAAGGCATGTATCCATTTAGTCCATCCAGAAGATGTAGGTTTAAAAGTAACAGCAGATGATAGAGAGGCTGTAGCTGATGCAGACATAGTTATAACATGGTTACCAAAAGGAAATAAACAACCAGAAATTATTAAGAAATTTGCTGATGCTATTCCAGAAGGAGCTATTGTAACTCACGCATGTACAATTCCTACAACAAAATTCGCTAAAATATTCAAAGACTTAGGAAGAGATGACTTAAACATAACTTCATACCACCCAGGATGTGTCCCAGAAATGAAAGGTCAAGTTTATATCGCTGAAGGTTATGCAAGTGAAGAGGCAATTAATAAATTATACGAAATAGGTAAAAAAGCAAGAGGACAGGCATTTAAGATGCCTGCAAACTTAATAGGTCCAGTATGTGACATGTGTTCAGCAGTTACAGCAACAGTCTATGCTGGTTTATTGGCTTACAGAGAAGCAGTAACAAAGATTTTAGGAGCTCCAGCAGACTTCGCTCAAATGATGGCAGACGAGGCTTTAACTCAAATACACAACTTAATGAAAGAAAAAGGAATTGCAAACATGGAAGAAGCTTTAGACCCAGCTGCATTATTAGGAACAGCTGACAGTATGTGCTTTGGTCCATTAGCAGATATTTTACCAACTGCATTGAAAGTATTAGAGAAATACAAAAAAGAGTAAATAAAATAATTATTGTTAATTTTTTACATTAATAAATTTATTTTTTTATTTTGTGTGAAATATTTATTAATTTAAAGATTTTAAGTTATATTTTAAATTATGCACATTATTTTTCTGAAAATGGTGGTTTAATGGTATTTGAAAAGATATATGAGAATTTTAAAGAATTAAAAGAGGGGAATAAAAAAATAATTAAAGAGGGCTTAATTGATAAAGATGAAGCATTGAAATTATTTAAAATAGATAAATGGAGGGATTATTTAAAATTATTTGACATTGCCTCACGAGTTAGAGATTATTTTAAAAAAGAGATTGAGATTACATCAACAATTCACATAACTAACATTTGTAAAGTTAATCCAAAATGTCTATACTGTGGATTTGCCGCTGGGACATCAAAAGAGGGATACTATAAACCATTTAGGTTGAGTGATGAAGAAATTAAAAAATCGGCAATAGCTATTGAGGAAAGTGGAATTTATAGAGTTAGTTGTTCTTCTGCACATGGTTATGAAGGGAAAGAAGTTTTAAGAGCTTTAAAGATAGTTAAAGAAAATACCAACTTGGAAGTTTTGATAAATGCAGGGGCAGATTTAACTGAAAAATCTATAAAGGATCTTAAAAAATATGGCATTGATACAATATGTTGTAATTTAGAAACTATAAATGAAAATCTCTTTAAAAAAGTAAAACCAGGAGAGGAATTGGAGGATAGAATAAGAGTTTGTAAATTGGTTAATAAATATAATATAGAGTTATCGTCTGGTTTATTAATAGGGATTGGAGAGAGTTATGAGGACAGAGTAGAGCATTTATTTTATTTAAAAAATGAGTTAAATGTTGGAGAAATTCCAATAATGGGCTTCAATCCTTACAAAGGAACTCCAATGGAGAATCATCCAAGATGTTCTGCATTAGAACAGGCAAAAACTATAGCAATAACAAGATTGTTATTTCCAAATATAAGAATAACTTCACCAACACCAACAATTGGGGCTGAATTAGTTCAATTTGCTTTATTGGGAGGAGCGAGTAATGTGGCAACAGTAATTCCAAGAAATCATCCTATAAACATTAAAGGTGTTGGAAATCCAAAAACTGGGAATTTAGAGGAGGTTGTTAAGTTAATAAAAGAATTAGGGGTAAAACCAAAATTGGATTGGAAGAAATATGAGGAATATTTAGAGAAATATGGAAATAAATGATAGTGGAAATATGAAAATTGGAATTACTAAAATGTATGAAGAAATATCTGAATTGATCGGCTTAAAAGATTATAAAATTGTTAATCCTTACAATGAGAAAGTAGATTGCGACTTATTAATTATATCTAAGGGATACAAAGATAAAGTTAAGAGATTAAATCCTAATTCAGAAATTTTTGAAGTTAAGTCAGCCACTTTTAGAGATTTAATTGAAACCCTTGAGGATATAAAAAAATTAAAAATTGGTGATGAGAATAAGATAAATTACTCAATTAAACTTCTAAAATACAAAGAAAAGAAAATAAAAGAATTGGCAAAGAATTTATTAAAAGATTTAAATGTGGAGGTTAATCCAATAACAGAGTTCGTTAAAAAAATTGTAGAAGATTTAAATTTGAAAATATCTGAAAATGGAGTT from Methanocaldococcus lauensis encodes the following:
- a CDS encoding Gar1/Naf1 family protein, translating into MKIKILHKTPKGFLIGRGIRNVKINSVVTYKNKKIGKVIDIFGPITNPYIKIRPINKDIEVPEIVYIKNDKSKYKNTKKRKK
- a CDS encoding cyclase family protein, producing MKILDLTQPLINFPYPGDPELKITEKKMDGFIISEIVMGSHLSTHVDYPKHIGLENIIFSKDLIIEGIGYCISLNDFEINKLPVCDILLIYTGFSKYWGKEEYFEKIPDIYFLDDIIKSNIKCVGIDACTIGGFEEHKKLLSKNILIIENLNENLKFLINKGFYFLGLPLKIYDIDASPIRCIAIKP
- the hmd gene encoding 5,10-methenyltetrahydromethanopterin hydrogenase, with amino-acid sequence MKIAILGAGCYRTHAAAGITNFMRACQVAKEVGKPEIALTHSSITYGAELLHLIPEVDEVIVSDPCFAEEPGLVVIDEFDPKEVMEAHLSGNPESIMPKIREVVKAKAKELPKPPKACIHLVHPEDVGLKVTADDREAVADADIVITWLPKGNKQPEIIKKFADAIPEGAIVTHACTIPTTKFAKIFKDLGRDDLNITSYHPGCVPEMKGQVYIAEGYASEEAINKLYEIGKKARGQAFKMPANLIGPVCDMCSAVTATVYAGLLAYREAVTKILGAPADFAQMMADEALTQIHNLMKEKGIANMEEALDPAALLGTADSMCFGPLADILPTALKVLEKYKKE
- the hmdB gene encoding 5,10-methenyltetrahydromethanopterin hydrogenase cofactor biosynthesis protein HmdB, translated to MVFEKIYENFKELKEGNKKIIKEGLIDKDEALKLFKIDKWRDYLKLFDIASRVRDYFKKEIEITSTIHITNICKVNPKCLYCGFAAGTSKEGYYKPFRLSDEEIKKSAIAIEESGIYRVSCSSAHGYEGKEVLRALKIVKENTNLEVLINAGADLTEKSIKDLKKYGIDTICCNLETINENLFKKVKPGEELEDRIRVCKLVNKYNIELSSGLLIGIGESYEDRVEHLFYLKNELNVGEIPIMGFNPYKGTPMENHPRCSALEQAKTIAITRLLFPNIRITSPTPTIGAELVQFALLGGASNVATVIPRNHPINIKGVGNPKTGNLEEVVKLIKELGVKPKLDWKKYEEYLEKYGNK